A single window of Streptomyces cathayae DNA harbors:
- a CDS encoding O-methyltransferase: protein MAERAIPPRVVAAERVASEAGFKKSCIPEVGRLLRLAAAAKPQGVIAESGTGSGVGTAWLHAGLGSGARLVTVERDEELARRAAGVFAEDRRVSVLTGDWRLLERHAPFDVFFCDGGGKRDDPQRVVELLAPGGLLILDDFTPSPDWPPRFGGEVDELRLFYLTHPALDATEVLTTPASSVVVAARRLRP from the coding sequence ATGGCCGAACGTGCGATTCCGCCTCGTGTGGTGGCCGCGGAGCGGGTCGCCTCCGAGGCGGGATTCAAGAAGAGTTGCATCCCTGAAGTAGGCAGGTTGCTCAGGCTGGCCGCTGCCGCGAAGCCCCAGGGGGTCATTGCCGAGAGCGGTACCGGCTCGGGAGTGGGCACCGCATGGCTGCACGCCGGCCTGGGTTCCGGGGCACGTCTGGTCACCGTGGAGCGTGACGAGGAACTGGCCCGTCGAGCGGCCGGGGTCTTCGCGGAGGACCGGCGCGTCAGCGTTCTCACCGGGGACTGGCGGCTGCTCGAGCGGCATGCCCCCTTCGACGTCTTCTTCTGCGACGGCGGGGGCAAGCGTGACGATCCCCAGAGGGTCGTCGAGTTGCTCGCTCCCGGTGGCCTGCTCATCCTGGACGACTTCACCCCCTCGCCCGACTGGCCGCCTCGTTTCGGCGGCGAAGTGGACGAGCTCCGCCTGTTCTACCTCACGCATCCAGCCCTGGACGCCACTGAAGTGCTCACCACACCAGCCAGTTCGGTGGTTGTCGCGGCACGCCGTCTCCGGCCATGA